The Fulvivirga ligni genome window below encodes:
- a CDS encoding glycoside hydrolase family 76 protein yields the protein MTIRKYIHLFWLLLLLLQSNAFAQIENPRADSAINAFNDAFLITNTQDQTAYRRIIDSAQFDSGWTLALNIQGMLDAYERSGDAGYEAILNDLMGSFLVLNSPPYEWDGWNDDLAWVGLLNARAHQMIGNQEHVDDADYFFRLAYDRGWNTDFNGGGIWEQQPNYSTDASSMSKDALSNNPNGHLAALLYQSTGDQYYLDKAIQIYDWSVTHIFNPKNGHVYAGIYRNDHLNKALTAYSQGSFIDYSTLLYDITGEERFLRNAILAADYTLSQLTNEEGIISTSQRHHNTWAGEFARGLGHLAKSNPELWNKYYPVLKNNSDVTWANRRRDLNLTWNGWAIPTEEEVGVMSNVYISAVALHQHTPIVQPILSEIEAENYNFWAGAPSQNITANAGSIQLQNDEWAEYVMEIPEDGTYTISLDVAATSAASLELLQDKITLTTVSVPATNNFQTYATVSAPIMLKQGFHAIRLKAVNGEINIDKWSTQKCDLIVPSVSVNDAPATDDTEITLDEGDNLLFSPQPSEGTWSWTGPNNFSANTRVVSITDISPSQGGIYTAHYTGPEGCISVQDFRVTLSSCDPTALTTTVTVFNDGWQETSGDIEAGSYVKITSSPEAGSWSWTGPNGFTANTREITFNSIGYENAGEYTLTYHNANGCESTTQVTLALMGEDPCSSAIIPYININGWKEGTYGSVNEGASFQFGPQPTYGSWSWSGPAGFTSNQREVSVNDFDQTKAGTYTATYTNEQGCVSTQEFIIGLAGCTSASIVPDITVNGTPWAYSDSISLTSGGSYTITPPDIGGHWSWTGDNNGGERWEGLFGFSSNERIVSFSNVLDIRGGKLTLMHADENACISTYAIDIYVEGDDYCATQITPYINVNNEGWEQSSSGALELGQGFTTGPQLADSKRAHWIWTGPDGFNAEKREISINNIQENQLGTYKVVAVNNIGCKSSIDYIIAIGTEDVVATEVAHKDAEIIFYPNPATETVKIMGIAEDAEVQVFDLNGRSQTANVSYQDSGEAWLDMTRLKPGIYFIKVNNENKAFKLIKQ from the coding sequence ATGACCATAAGAAAATACATCCATTTGTTTTGGCTCTTACTACTACTACTACAATCAAATGCTTTTGCTCAGATAGAAAATCCCAGGGCCGACTCGGCAATTAATGCTTTTAATGACGCTTTTTTAATCACGAATACGCAGGATCAAACCGCTTACAGGCGGATTATTGACAGTGCCCAGTTTGATAGTGGCTGGACGCTCGCACTCAATATCCAGGGTATGCTGGATGCCTACGAAAGATCAGGGGATGCCGGGTATGAGGCCATCCTTAACGATTTGATGGGCAGCTTCTTAGTGCTTAATTCACCTCCCTATGAATGGGATGGATGGAATGATGACCTGGCCTGGGTAGGTCTGTTAAATGCCCGTGCTCACCAGATGATCGGCAATCAGGAGCATGTAGATGACGCCGATTATTTCTTTCGTTTGGCCTATGACCGCGGCTGGAATACTGATTTTAATGGTGGAGGCATATGGGAGCAGCAGCCTAATTATTCAACCGATGCTTCCAGCATGAGTAAAGACGCTCTTTCAAACAACCCCAATGGGCACCTTGCAGCACTTCTTTATCAAAGCACTGGAGATCAGTATTATCTGGATAAGGCGATTCAAATTTATGATTGGTCTGTCACCCACATTTTCAACCCTAAAAATGGACATGTGTATGCGGGTATCTATCGCAATGATCATTTGAATAAGGCCTTAACAGCCTACAGTCAGGGCTCTTTTATCGACTATTCTACTTTGCTATATGACATCACTGGCGAGGAGCGCTTTCTAAGAAATGCTATATTGGCCGCGGACTATACGCTCAGCCAGCTGACTAACGAAGAAGGCATCATTTCCACCAGTCAACGGCATCATAATACCTGGGCTGGTGAATTTGCTCGCGGACTTGGCCATTTGGCAAAATCTAATCCTGAGCTTTGGAATAAGTATTATCCTGTGCTTAAGAATAATAGCGATGTTACCTGGGCTAACCGCCGTAGAGATCTTAACCTCACCTGGAACGGTTGGGCAATACCTACTGAGGAGGAAGTTGGGGTAATGTCAAATGTATATATCAGTGCGGTGGCCTTGCATCAGCACACGCCGATAGTGCAGCCTATATTAAGTGAGATTGAAGCTGAGAACTATAACTTTTGGGCTGGAGCTCCATCTCAAAACATCACTGCAAATGCGGGTAGCATACAACTACAAAATGATGAGTGGGCCGAATATGTAATGGAAATCCCGGAAGATGGCACCTATACCATTTCATTGGACGTTGCCGCTACATCTGCTGCTTCATTAGAACTTCTTCAGGACAAAATCACATTGACCACAGTATCGGTTCCTGCTACGAACAATTTTCAGACTTACGCCACGGTGAGTGCTCCAATCATGTTGAAGCAGGGTTTTCACGCCATAAGATTAAAGGCCGTAAATGGTGAAATCAATATCGATAAGTGGAGCACTCAAAAGTGTGATTTGATCGTGCCATCGGTATCGGTTAATGACGCTCCAGCTACAGATGATACCGAGATCACATTAGATGAGGGTGACAACTTGCTGTTCAGTCCTCAGCCTTCAGAAGGCACATGGAGCTGGACCGGTCCTAATAATTTTTCGGCCAATACAAGGGTAGTGTCTATTACGGATATCTCACCAAGTCAGGGAGGGATTTACACTGCACATTATACAGGTCCCGAGGGCTGCATATCAGTGCAGGACTTTAGGGTGACATTAAGTAGCTGTGATCCTACAGCATTAACTACCACAGTAACGGTGTTTAATGACGGTTGGCAAGAGACCAGCGGTGATATTGAGGCGGGTAGCTATGTGAAAATAACAAGCTCTCCTGAGGCAGGCAGTTGGAGCTGGACTGGCCCTAATGGGTTTACAGCTAATACTAGAGAAATTACGTTTAACAGCATTGGCTATGAAAATGCAGGTGAATATACACTCACCTATCACAATGCCAATGGTTGTGAAAGCACAACACAGGTCACATTAGCATTGATGGGTGAGGACCCGTGCAGTTCGGCTATCATTCCTTATATAAACATCAATGGCTGGAAGGAAGGCACCTATGGTTCTGTCAATGAGGGCGCTAGTTTTCAATTCGGACCGCAACCTACTTACGGTAGTTGGAGCTGGTCAGGTCCTGCGGGGTTCACCTCCAACCAGCGGGAGGTATCGGTCAACGATTTTGATCAAACTAAAGCCGGAACCTATACGGCCACTTATACCAATGAACAAGGCTGTGTAAGCACTCAGGAGTTTATCATAGGTCTGGCGGGCTGCACATCTGCTTCCATTGTGCCGGATATTACGGTAAACGGAACGCCATGGGCTTATTCTGATTCGATTTCTCTTACCTCTGGTGGCAGCTATACCATCACCCCTCCGGATATTGGCGGGCATTGGAGCTGGACTGGAGATAACAATGGCGGAGAACGTTGGGAAGGACTTTTCGGATTTTCGTCAAACGAACGCATCGTTTCTTTTAGTAATGTTCTTGATATCAGAGGCGGGAAATTAACGCTCATGCATGCTGATGAAAATGCCTGTATAAGTACTTATGCCATAGATATTTATGTGGAAGGAGATGATTACTGTGCCACTCAAATTACACCATACATCAATGTGAATAATGAGGGCTGGGAGCAGTCATCTAGTGGTGCACTTGAATTAGGACAAGGTTTTACCACCGGTCCTCAACTAGCGGATTCAAAAAGGGCGCATTGGATATGGACCGGTCCTGATGGCTTTAATGCTGAAAAGCGAGAGATTTCCATCAATAACATTCAGGAGAATCAGCTAGGAACGTACAAAGTGGTGGCCGTCAATAACATTGGCTGCAAAAGTTCTATCGATTATATCATTGCTATAGGCACTGAAGATGTAGTAGCTACGGAGGTGGCGCATAAAGATGCTGAAATCATATTTTATCCTAATCCAGCCACCGAAACAGTAAAAATTATGGGCATTGCGGAAGATGCTGAAGTGCAGGTTTTTGATTTGAATGGAAGGAGTCAAACCGCCAATGTGAGCTATCAGGATAGCGGAGAGGCATGGTTGGACATGACCAGGCTCAAGCCGGGCATCTATTTTATTAAAGTGAATAATGAGAATAAAGCATTCAAGCTGATCAAACAATAG
- a CDS encoding GDSL-type esterase/lipase family protein, whose translation MMRKLVMSIWVVVVAISAAQGQIRIVCVGNSITEGWGLRNSITESYPARLGAMLGPNYSVLNCGASGKTMFKNVADTYWTTGKLERAKDFQPDIVVIALGTNDGDSFRWKPHKQEFKGDYLSMMKAFREDGRDPIFILAHCPPLFASEDQNYNISQEVIPIIQQIESEEHTYSVDFYNELINDAKLFPDGVHPGVSGSVKMAQVLRSALSQALISEGKITVNGTHQSANAVEVKVGDKVVLDPLVSGGKWSWRGPNGFTSSDQKIAIKKIQMNQGGFYIGNHTSSAGAQKMVVFRVSVEGCAPSEIEPSMKNGSEWQAVDALSVPAGSNIAFGPQPAAGAWYWEGPNGFTMTAREFSLNAIKNAQEGEYIATYYNEQGCSSTKTFQVEVTGEDVCLLEGITPYIQVEGEWKQQAEISVSQGGTIRFGPHPVQMQTWTWKGPNGFTAKGREITIKDIDQTKEGRYEAFFNDEEGCKDSLEFHVKMKPLTSGK comes from the coding sequence ATGATGAGAAAATTAGTGATGAGTATTTGGGTAGTGGTGGTTGCCATTTCTGCAGCGCAGGGCCAGATAAGAATAGTTTGTGTGGGAAATAGCATCACAGAAGGTTGGGGCTTGCGTAACTCGATAACGGAGTCGTATCCTGCGCGCCTTGGCGCTATGCTCGGGCCGAATTATTCAGTACTTAATTGTGGTGCAAGTGGCAAAACTATGTTTAAAAACGTGGCCGATACCTACTGGACCACCGGTAAATTAGAAAGAGCCAAAGACTTTCAACCCGACATTGTGGTGATTGCACTCGGCACCAATGATGGAGATTCTTTCAGATGGAAGCCTCATAAGCAGGAGTTCAAAGGAGACTATTTATCTATGATGAAGGCATTTCGTGAAGATGGGAGAGATCCCATCTTCATTTTAGCGCATTGTCCGCCATTATTTGCCAGCGAAGATCAGAACTACAATATCAGTCAGGAAGTGATTCCCATCATTCAACAAATTGAATCTGAGGAACATACCTACTCAGTAGATTTTTATAATGAATTGATTAATGATGCAAAGTTATTTCCCGATGGGGTGCATCCGGGAGTTTCCGGGTCTGTTAAAATGGCGCAGGTCCTACGGTCGGCACTTTCTCAGGCTCTGATATCTGAAGGAAAGATTACTGTGAATGGAACCCATCAATCGGCGAATGCCGTGGAGGTAAAAGTTGGGGATAAGGTGGTGCTGGATCCTTTAGTTTCAGGTGGAAAATGGAGTTGGCGAGGACCGAATGGTTTTACCTCATCTGACCAGAAAATTGCAATAAAAAAGATTCAGATGAATCAGGGTGGCTTCTATATTGGGAATCATACCAGCTCAGCAGGAGCACAGAAAATGGTGGTGTTCCGAGTGTCTGTTGAAGGGTGTGCGCCCTCTGAGATTGAGCCGTCAATGAAAAATGGATCTGAATGGCAGGCGGTAGATGCATTATCCGTGCCTGCGGGATCAAATATTGCTTTTGGCCCACAGCCTGCTGCTGGTGCCTGGTACTGGGAAGGCCCCAACGGGTTTACTATGACTGCTCGTGAGTTCTCGCTCAATGCCATTAAAAATGCTCAGGAAGGGGAGTACATCGCCACTTATTATAATGAACAAGGATGCTCATCTACAAAGACCTTTCAGGTAGAGGTGACCGGTGAAGATGTGTGTCTGTTGGAAGGAATTACGCCCTACATTCAGGTAGAAGGGGAATGGAAGCAGCAGGCAGAGATATCTGTATCACAAGGAGGTACCATTCGTTTTGGTCCTCATCCAGTTCAAATGCAAACCTGGACCTGGAAGGGGCCCAATGGTTTTACTGCCAAAGGCCGGGAAATAACTATAAAGGATATTGATCAAACGAAGGAAGGAAGATATGAAGCCTTTTTCAATGATGAAGAAGGCTGTAAGGATAGCCTGGAGTTCCATGTTAAAATGAAACCCTTAACTTCAGGGAAGTGA
- a CDS encoding glycoside hydrolase family 2 TIM barrel-domain containing protein — protein sequence MIYKYILSLSLLLSCSGLFAQKTDIKYLSGTDKDHTVSWDFYCTDGRKSGKWTQIAVPSNWEQQGFGSYNYGHDRPKHDEKGLYTHSFSLDKWKGKRVYLVFEGSMTDTKVKVNGRSAGPEHQGGFYEFSYDITDLLKQKGKNLLEVEVSKMSSNPSINDAERQSDYWVFGGIFRPVYLKIVPETHIERLAINAKADGTFAADIFLNKAKDQYELEAQVYDAKGEKLGAEFSVKVSDNQMVAQLNNSFNKPRLWSAEFPNLYFVKVSLKKGDKTIHQIEERFGFRTMEVRPHDGLYLNGKRIVLKGSNRHSFWPETGRTLSHDLHVMDAGLIKEMNMNAVRMSHYPPDKDFLHVCDSIGLYVIDELAGWQSKYDTEMARRLVKELIVRDVNHSSILFWANGNEGGWNRDVDGDYKLYDPQNRNVIHPWEYHDGINTKHYPDYNYVVRETAEGQEVFMPTEFMHGLYDGGAGASLKDFWRVMKRHPYLGGGFIWAFVDESVMRTDRDNALDSDGNHAADGILGPHREKEGSFFAIKELWSPIQIISDNSILTSDFDGKLRIANDYSFTSLSQCSLKWQLVRFPSVSDQSTKNLILAQGQPKPLELMPGEHGILDLNLPADWAASDALYLTAYDINGREIFTWSWSVKAPKAFVPASTGAASSTITVSDNEKILIVKDQGIDLQFDKSTGFLSQIEKGSKKISLSGGPSLAGVNTKLTSFKYSQENEGYTVQAEYDGDATLKVKWTFTPGQPVKMEYTYKQQGEADFMGITFDYPEDKISGMKWLGRGPYRVWKNRMQGLQFGVWEKEYNNSITGETTEYPEFKGFHAEVNWVQIQNKELPFTVYTEDEHMYFQMLQPSREQDALQSNNVEPAFPKGSFGFLQGISAIGTKFQSATVMGPEGQKYRNKDQWVSGTLWFNF from the coding sequence ATGATTTATAAATACATATTAAGTCTTTCGCTTCTACTGAGTTGTTCGGGCCTATTTGCACAGAAAACTGATATCAAATACCTCTCCGGTACGGATAAAGATCATACCGTTTCATGGGATTTTTACTGTACTGATGGCCGCAAGAGCGGAAAATGGACACAGATAGCGGTGCCTTCCAATTGGGAGCAGCAAGGCTTTGGTAGTTATAATTACGGCCACGATCGTCCGAAACACGATGAAAAGGGGCTTTACACGCATTCTTTCTCATTGGATAAGTGGAAAGGCAAGCGGGTTTACCTGGTATTCGAAGGTTCCATGACTGATACAAAGGTAAAAGTAAATGGACGTTCTGCCGGACCGGAACATCAGGGTGGCTTTTATGAATTTAGCTATGACATCACCGATTTGCTGAAGCAAAAAGGAAAGAATTTACTGGAAGTGGAGGTGAGTAAAATGTCATCTAATCCATCTATCAATGATGCCGAGCGGCAAAGTGATTATTGGGTTTTTGGTGGGATTTTTAGACCGGTGTACCTGAAAATTGTTCCTGAAACCCATATCGAGCGACTGGCTATTAACGCCAAAGCTGATGGTACATTTGCTGCCGATATCTTTCTAAATAAAGCAAAAGATCAGTACGAATTAGAAGCTCAGGTATATGACGCAAAAGGTGAAAAGTTAGGTGCCGAATTTTCTGTAAAAGTCTCTGATAATCAAATGGTTGCTCAGTTAAATAACTCCTTCAATAAGCCGAGGTTATGGAGTGCTGAGTTTCCGAATTTATATTTCGTAAAGGTATCACTTAAGAAAGGTGATAAGACCATTCACCAGATAGAGGAGCGGTTTGGTTTTCGTACCATGGAAGTGCGCCCGCATGATGGATTGTATTTAAACGGAAAGCGAATTGTTCTGAAAGGAAGCAATCGCCATAGTTTTTGGCCGGAGACGGGGCGCACACTGAGCCATGATCTACATGTAATGGATGCCGGACTCATCAAGGAGATGAACATGAATGCCGTTAGGATGTCGCACTACCCGCCTGATAAGGATTTTCTGCATGTGTGCGATTCTATAGGACTGTATGTGATTGATGAGCTGGCGGGGTGGCAATCCAAATACGATACGGAAATGGCCAGGCGATTGGTTAAGGAGCTGATTGTCAGAGATGTAAATCATTCGTCTATTCTCTTTTGGGCCAATGGCAATGAAGGTGGTTGGAACAGAGACGTGGATGGCGACTACAAGCTTTATGATCCTCAAAATAGAAACGTAATTCATCCCTGGGAATATCATGACGGGATCAATACCAAACATTATCCTGACTATAACTATGTGGTGCGGGAAACGGCAGAGGGACAGGAGGTTTTTATGCCAACGGAATTCATGCATGGCCTTTATGATGGTGGTGCCGGAGCTTCTCTGAAGGATTTCTGGAGGGTAATGAAACGCCACCCGTATTTAGGCGGGGGATTTATTTGGGCCTTTGTAGATGAGTCGGTCATGCGAACAGATCGGGATAATGCTCTTGATTCTGATGGAAATCATGCTGCGGATGGTATTTTAGGGCCTCACAGAGAAAAGGAAGGCAGCTTTTTTGCCATAAAAGAGCTTTGGTCGCCCATTCAAATTATTAGTGACAATAGTATTCTTACGTCAGATTTTGACGGGAAATTGCGAATAGCAAATGACTACTCATTTACCTCACTGAGTCAGTGTAGTTTGAAATGGCAGCTGGTCCGTTTTCCTTCCGTAAGCGATCAGAGTACTAAGAACTTAATCTTGGCCCAGGGCCAACCAAAGCCACTGGAACTGATGCCTGGGGAGCATGGCATTTTAGATTTAAACTTACCCGCCGATTGGGCAGCCAGTGATGCGCTATACCTAACGGCTTATGACATCAATGGCCGGGAGATTTTCACCTGGAGCTGGTCAGTGAAAGCACCAAAAGCTTTTGTTCCTGCTTCAACGGGAGCCGCATCATCTACTATTACTGTGTCAGACAACGAAAAAATATTGATTGTCAAGGATCAGGGGATTGATTTACAATTTGATAAAAGCACTGGTTTTCTCTCTCAAATAGAGAAGGGAAGCAAGAAGATTTCATTGTCAGGAGGGCCTTCACTGGCGGGGGTGAATACCAAGCTAACCTCTTTTAAGTATAGTCAGGAAAATGAAGGTTACACTGTGCAGGCTGAATATGATGGTGATGCCACTTTGAAGGTGAAATGGACCTTCACGCCAGGGCAGCCTGTAAAGATGGAGTACACCTACAAGCAGCAAGGAGAGGCCGACTTTATGGGAATCACTTTCGACTATCCTGAAGATAAAATATCGGGAATGAAATGGCTGGGCAGAGGGCCTTATCGTGTCTGGAAAAACCGGATGCAAGGACTACAGTTTGGCGTGTGGGAGAAGGAATACAACAACAGCATTACCGGAGAAACCACCGAGTACCCGGAATTCAAAGGTTTTCATGCAGAAGTGAACTGGGTGCAGATACAAAATAAGGAATTACCATTTACGGTCTACACCGAAGATGAGCATATGTACTTTCAAATGTTGCAGCCATCTCGCGAGCAGGATGCACTGCAAAGTAACAACGTTGAGCCAGCCTTTCCGAAAGGCAGCTTTGGCTTTTTGCAGGGCATTAGCGCTATCGGTACCAAATTCCAATCTGCTACAGTGATGGGGCCAGAAGGGCAGAAATATCGCAATAAAGACCAGTGGGTTTCAGGCACGCTCTGGTTTAATTTTTAA
- a CDS encoding PQQ-dependent sugar dehydrogenase — MNRNTYLNAQMSTSFRKTSYWMVGILILMGACNTPEKKTQEVKELPEISLKATMVIDTMEALTDIAFPPNGDLWVTEQSGKISVIRDGELQEELLLDITDKTVPMHNGYEERGILGIALHPDFEHNNKFYLHYSRPSTEGSNHTSVVSEFTFNGATADADSERVILTQEQPDGNHNGGCVKFGPDGYLYISFGDGGGQHDEHGAIGNGQDLTTWLGKILRIDVNAESPYVVPADNPFVNTTDARPEIWAYGFRNPYRMSFDKSTGKLFVGEVGQDLWEEVDIIEKGGNYGWKILEGTHCHNSENKPDSSCDKSLMIMPIAEYSHKVGVSITGGFVYQGETIPELKGRYVFADWTGPFFYLEQQEDEWTRASIVMNDLPENSKITGISEDRNGELYFLTNPDTGPGNKKCGIYKITK, encoded by the coding sequence ATGAACCGAAACACTTATTTAAATGCTCAGATGAGCACTTCTTTTCGCAAGACATCTTATTGGATGGTTGGCATTTTGATATTGATGGGTGCTTGCAATACCCCTGAAAAGAAAACGCAGGAAGTAAAAGAGCTCCCGGAGATTTCGCTTAAGGCTACCATGGTAATCGATACCATGGAAGCGCTCACTGATATTGCTTTTCCGCCCAATGGTGACCTGTGGGTAACAGAGCAATCTGGTAAAATATCAGTAATTAGAGATGGCGAACTTCAGGAAGAGCTATTGTTAGACATCACCGACAAAACGGTGCCCATGCATAATGGCTATGAAGAACGTGGTATCCTCGGAATAGCGCTACATCCTGATTTTGAGCACAATAATAAGTTTTATTTACACTATAGCAGGCCATCAACAGAAGGATCTAATCATACCTCAGTGGTGTCGGAGTTCACCTTCAATGGCGCTACCGCTGATGCTGATAGTGAAAGAGTAATACTCACCCAAGAGCAGCCGGATGGCAACCATAACGGTGGGTGTGTGAAGTTTGGCCCTGATGGATACCTCTACATTTCGTTTGGCGATGGCGGTGGCCAGCATGATGAGCACGGAGCCATTGGGAATGGTCAGGACCTCACTACGTGGCTGGGAAAGATCCTGAGAATTGATGTGAATGCCGAGAGTCCATACGTGGTGCCAGCGGATAACCCATTTGTCAATACCACCGATGCCAGGCCTGAAATTTGGGCTTACGGATTCCGCAATCCGTACAGAATGTCTTTTGATAAGTCAACAGGGAAGCTATTCGTAGGTGAAGTAGGTCAGGACCTGTGGGAAGAGGTGGACATCATAGAGAAAGGCGGTAACTATGGCTGGAAAATACTGGAAGGTACCCACTGTCATAATTCTGAAAATAAACCAGATAGCAGTTGTGATAAAAGCCTCATGATCATGCCGATAGCAGAATACAGCCACAAAGTAGGAGTGAGTATAACAGGAGGATTTGTATATCAGGGTGAAACCATACCTGAGTTGAAAGGAAGATATGTTTTCGCTGACTGGACCGGGCCTTTCTTCTATCTGGAGCAGCAGGAAGATGAGTGGACACGTGCGAGTATAGTGATGAATGATCTACCAGAAAATTCTAAAATCACAGGCATTAGCGAAGATCGCAATGGGGAGCTTTACTTCCTGACTAACCCTGACACCGGGCCAGGAAACAAAAAATGCGGCATTTATAAAATCACAAAATAG
- a CDS encoding c-type cytochrome: MNIKTLLLTASTTALLLAACTTKKENTLIQQVSENEGVAQGKLLIEKSDCMSCHAVDVKKIGPSFQDIAKKYPANDQNVSQLSQKIIKGGSGAWGPIAMSPHADISEEKAKEMINYILSL; encoded by the coding sequence ATGAACATTAAAACGCTGCTCTTAACTGCAAGCACAACAGCTTTATTATTGGCAGCCTGTACTACCAAAAAAGAAAACACGTTAATCCAGCAAGTTTCTGAAAATGAAGGTGTTGCACAAGGAAAATTATTGATTGAAAAGTCTGATTGTATGAGTTGCCATGCGGTAGATGTGAAAAAGATTGGGCCTTCCTTTCAGGATATCGCTAAAAAATATCCTGCTAATGATCAGAATGTCAGTCAATTATCTCAAAAGATCATAAAAGGTGGAAGTGGTGCCTGGGGACCGATAGCGATGTCTCCTCATGCTGATATATCAGAGGAAAAAGCTAAGGAAATGATCAATTATATTCTTAGTCTTTAG